From Manihot esculenta cultivar AM560-2 chromosome 18, M.esculenta_v8, whole genome shotgun sequence:
agtgggtccGATGTCCAGTCTTCTAGCCTAGTGAGTTTCCGCCTTATAGCCTGGCATGAGTGTTTTAATTAGTGAATCCAATGCTCAGTCTTTTGGTCTTATGGATTTTCGACTTATGCCTtgatttagtgggactaacatccGGTCTTCTGACCTGACGAATTTTTGACTTATGGCCTtagtttagtgggactaacacttggACTTTTGGTGAGTTCCCACCttgaaacttttatttaatGAGTCCAACGCTCGGATGGCCTGACAATTGTCTTATGGcctgttatgattttatttttgttttcatggtttaacGCCTAGATTATAACTTGACTGAAGttgccttgtgacctagcaTGTGATGTCTTGTTATGCGGGACCAACGTCCGGATGGTCTCGTGGCTTGTTAAGAATTTGTTTCTGTTTTCGCGGTCTAACACCCAAATTATGGTCTGATTGAATttgccttgtgacctagcaTGAAATGTCTTGTCATGAGAGACCAAAGCCCAGATAGTCTTatggccttttatgaatttatttctgTTTTCACAGTTCAACGCTCGGATGATGGTCTAATTAAAGTTACCTTGTGActtggcataagatgccttattaTGCGAGACTAATTGTGGTCTTTTATaatcttttctatttttttcttttattttctctcattttccttaattttctttttccttttcattttcttttattattctcCCTtgtatcaattaatttttattttatttcatattcttcacctttttatttttttttctattttcttttaatttttccctCCATTTTCTctcattatttttctatttactctctttttttttctttcattaattctctattttatcctattttcttcttttttttcttattctcttttttctttaattttccactttttcttcatttttatcattattttattctattttctttttttttccttattttttcttttatttccatttttttcattctttcacttttttaatatttttttaaaattttctcaatctaattttatattaattttctcataaaattaataaaatttaacatattaaagttaatatttaatataaaatataataaaaaattaatattttaaatattaaaaaaaacagatttaataatgaaatatagtttcgatatatatttttaatatttattttttattttttatcaaattaataacaaatatttatttacaaattaattttatttttaaatattttttattaaattaataacgaatttaaaattcattaacaaattcaattataaatccattataaaattaattcattattaaattagcaacaaaatttataataatgaattttaataataattttttttataaattaatgacAGAAACATCTGTTACTAATCTAAAAATATCTTGCGTTGAATGTTTTTGTTATTTGTGAATTCTTTAATGGGCGatacttatatttttatactatttcatattaatttattaaatacttagttaaaattataacttattaaatatttaaatataaatattataataattaaatataaattaaccatattactaataattaataaaaaagttaaaaaatacttccaaaattttttaaataaattctaaatttttataaaaaaaaaaaaattaaattatactcatttaattttatcaatttataaaaatttatagtataattaataaaatttaaagtgattaattttttattttttattttttattttttataatttatcaataatatgattattttatatttaattattataatttttacaaatttaaaattgaatagcttaccattttaatttatttatttaataaattaattttaattagcatGTAAGTATATATCCGGTCTTTTTTTAAACGTACCTATAAATATACAAGATAAAAACAAAATACTAAATAAATCGATCTAATGATCTCTCTAATTTTAAGTAggaagatttataatttaatccctagatattaccattattaacaagtcagtccctgtattttttgaaacctattaaaacatccttatgtgttctttccgtcaacgaaatagtcttttcgtcctcttttccgttaaaattaggtaaaggaggagagagaatttttaaaatctaattttacactcaaataaaattctttatttagtccttagatattgttattattaacaagttagtccttacattttcaaaaatctattaaaatatttttatctttttccatatctattaaaacgttcttatcatttcttttcgtcaataaaatagtctctatcttttctcatatatattaaaacgtccttatcgtttctttccatcaacgaaatagtcctttctcatcgtttctttccgtcaacgaaatcgtctctccctatatttttaaaaatctattaaaacgttcttatcgtttctgtttgtcaacaaaatagtccctaacttttctcacatctattaaaatgtccttatcgtttctttttgtcaacgaaatagtccatatgtttttcttttatcctcctcttcctcttcctcctcctcctcctcctcctcctcctcctccgaaaaagaagaaaaagaagaaaaaggagaagaagaagaagaagaaggagaagaagaagaagaagagaaagaaggaaaagaagaaaaaaacgaggaaaagaagaaaaagaagaagaaggagaagaaggagaagaagaagaagagaaagaaggaaaagaaggaaaagaagaagaagagaaagaagaaaaagaagcaaaagaagaagaagaagaaggaggagaagaagaagaagaagaagacgcaGAAGGAGAAacaaaagcagaagaagaagcagaagaaggaggaataattgatgaagaagaaaaggaaggagaaggaagaggaggagaagaaaaataatgtgggataatttagtcttttactatatttttaacggtaaaaatagacggaatgactattttattgacggagagaaaagataagaacattttaatatatttttaaaaatatagagatttacttgttaataatagtaatactcagagattaaattataaatctcttttttaagtaaataaatctagtacgataataaaaaattgactaaaaaatatcaaatacttTGAACggataaaagttttttttttttttttttttttttgaaaaatcgaAATACGCATCCTTTTGAGGACTGGGCCACGAATGGATAGTAAACTGATGCTACACTTTTTTTGTATTTCATATTTTCGCTTCTGttagttttttatatatatatatatatataaaaaaaagcacaactgaattttaaaaaacaaatgtTATTATTTGAGTGTCTAACAATAATCGTACTTGTATGTGAGCAATGTTTTTCGCTTGCTCTTagtctgttctttctttttctctcatatttttttttggtaagagggatttatatatttttagggAATGaatgtaatatttaatatacattttcatatttacaatattttttgcatttaaaatctatataatatattaaatgttaaaaatatatagttGATATAAACATATTAATGTTCAGTTGTACACAAttatgtatataaaaaatacaaaattaaaataaaatattcacaaTTGAAACaacttatttaatatttttttttctgttagaAGTTACatatttaatgaattaaaatcatgttaagttttattttttttaaaaaaatatttttcatattatttagtGTTTAGaacacttaaaaaaaattaatcaataaaaatctatttttttattacagaaaaaaaaaattattgtaagaaaaataatatatttggaCAGGACAATGAAAATGACAGCACCCGATCCAATTCAAACCCAGAACAATATTTTGCATTAGTTACTACTGTACAAATGAACCTTCACACTCTGAACACCAAAAACAAATTAACAGCCAAGTAATTATTAGTTAAACTCGATTCACATGGACTCAAGATACAAATTTATGAGAcccattgattttttttagatCACTTCAAAGAGGTTTTCACAAGCTAAATACTAAGGGCTTCCAAACTGTCAGGACTTCTTGGAACATTTCCAGCACCAATTCCTTGTCTGCTTgctcaaaaaaattattgatttcttCTCTAACATCATTAATCTTcccaaaatcaaataaatatgtCAAGCATCCTTTCTTCAGTTTGTCCAACTGGTAAAGCCAGGCCTCTTGCAACCTCTCAAGTACATTTCCAGAATCTATGTCTTCCAGGAGGCTCTCCTCacaggcatctttaagatctgCAATATCATATTTGTTTGCGGCGTCAAGCAACTCTAACCGGTGCTTCCAGAAATCCTCTCGTTTAATGGTTCCGTACATGTAATTGAGAAAAGCCATGCAAGACTCCATTGACATGTCTTCTATGTAGATCGTAGAGGACTCTTTTTCCTTCAGGTCATGATAGAACATGCTCCGAAAAACAGGTGAACTGGCACAAAGTATTGCTTTATGTGCTCTTAAACTGCCATCTGCAGTGTGGATGGTAACATCAGCATAGATGGCCTCATCCAGCATGCGAGATAGACATCGATGTGTGCTTTGGTTTGAAAAACACTGCATCACACCGTCACTATGCCAGATGGAACAGGCCTCCTCACCCTGTAATTTCAGCAAGGAAAGATCAAATGTTTAAGCCTCAAGGAAGAGAGTGATTCTACTAATTAGCAGACTCTTAGAAATATGTGTGTGTAAAATCGATTAACatacaattttattaaatgtgCATGTTTCATTCTAGATTATGCTTGCTTGGACATGAACCGACAAGGGTATAACTTTCATGTAAAAAACATCACCATATATGCAGAACATGTACACATGACAAAGTAAAGGAACTCACATTCGAAAGGCAGACCTTGAGGTCTAGAAACTCGACATCAATAGTGAAACGGCCATGGAAGGTGGAATCAACAGGCCAGACAAAGTCATCACATGTCCGCAGCAATCTCTCCTGAACTGGATGATGAGTGTTACATGTCAATAACTGTTGTGCTCATGTCAACTATAAGCTTTCAAACATAGCATACAGGAAATTCACTATTATTTATAGGAAGCACTGAGCAGGTGAGACGGAGATTATTATATCATCACTATTATTATGTCGATAATGTATGTCTGACAGGTACAATGTCAATCCAGATTCCATGTTGTGCCGCTGAGAGATGAAGCAGTTATCAAAACAAAATGCCCAATGATTGCATAGAACTTCCACatatcaatttaaaacattaacaaTCAATGAATACCAATAACTCAGAAGCAGGAAGCAGGGGCTTCCATGTTGTCATCAAGAACAAGAAGAAAAGTTAATACAACAGAAAGACATCACAAGCCTAATCAACTATGCAAGACTCTAATCCTCAGAGTAGTTTAATTTTGGGATAGAGGCATGAATTCTATCACAAACACATGTAAAAGATGATTACAAAAAAGCTTGGGTCTCTTTCAACGTGTGTTGGCTTTTTCTTCTAGAAATTCAGAGAAGTCCCATATCAAGACCTCAAATGAAAGTTCACTAAAAATTTTCAGACGAAAAGGAAAATCACAGAATCATACCAGGAGAAGCATAGGTTCTGGGGTTAGCTCCAGCACTATAAACACGAAGAATAAATTTAGCAATAGGAGATTGCTCTTTGGAAGCTGGAGATGGCTCTGGAAACAAACGAATGTAGAGCAATCCATTCCTCTCCACAGACAACTGCCTGTTAAGACAAAATAACAGACACACAAatattaaaacatgcaatggaAACTCAATTAAGACAATGAGCAATATGGGTAATAAAAACGGCATCCTTACCAGTTCCAGATGCCTAGCTTAAAAGGGTCGGATGTTTTTAAAGAACAAGGACCGAAATTCTCAATCCTCCATTGAGCTAGTCTTGAGATCGTCTCCACCTTTGAATCAGCTATCACTCTGTGTGTCGGGTCTTTGAAACTTGAAATAGATGAGACTATTTTCTTGTAACTCTGGGAAAAGTTTACGTTTTTTTCCTCGTTCTCCATACACAAACTGAAAGAAGGAGCCATTTCTTTTCTGGGTAGAGCAGATTTTCTTctacttttctttttgttttttttttggagtAGTTTGCTAGAGCAGATTTTGTTGTATTGCTTATGCTTTTCTCCTTAGAATTCAAatctatataaataaattgaagaaagtactttttttttcctttaattttttaatcccatctttatgtaaattttttaaaggaaaatGTTTAGTGAGAGGAAAAATAtgtttgtttttaaaattttgtatatagattttcttaatatattagaattaaaatcgtataattaatattatatatgaatttAGGATCTTACAATATCATGGCAAAGTTGACGATGGAATGTTCTGCCATCATTATTGACAATATTATTATAAACAAATATGGAATATATAATTAACATTTGACATAGTTTATTATTCATGAAAGTTATGTTCAAATTGTAACATCATTTTatcatgaaaaataatttaatttttcctgCAAACGTATACTACCATCTAGAAGCATTATATCATCGTCTTATTggtcaatttatatatatatatataaataatgagTTTTGTTATTATAAACTTAATTATATAGGACtatgaaattaataatatttacttaacttaaatattttaataaaacaataatTAGACTCATCTATTtatgtaaataaaattaataatatttatatagttttgttgtatatcatatttttatttcctttaGTCTGTTAGCCTTGTTTTCCTTTAAATCATGAAGGGATAAATGAAATCAATGTTTTATATATGTGGtttgtgattttttattttttattttttatgtgtgtATAAATCTCTAAGGTAAAAGAGAAATAATGAAGTAGAGTAAAAGGAGTGATATACATTGAATGGATAAATagcttttttaatgaaaaaaatagaaaatacatGCACACACCATTTTAAGGATTAAATCACAAATGGATATATATACTTTTGTTGTATATCATATTTTcattactttttatattttccaAGCTTTCCTTTTTcataaaacaacaaatcaaataCTAATGTATGGGAGCaatgttgttattattattattattattattattattattattattattattattattattattattattattattattattatatttttaaaaatacaattgtAGCTGGTGACACATATTTCTTAACTAATGTTAGACACTTTTTTGCATATCATATTTTCTTTACCTTTCATATTTTCACTCTAGCTTGTTGGCCCTTTTTCCCTTTTCCAAAAGCACACccaactttttttaaaataatattttaattactatcttcttatattttattaaatttcaattgctaaacaatataaaaaaaattataggattAGCTTTTTATTTCTTCCCTATCAATATATCTGTACAATTATATAAGAtagagtaaattatattttgattcttaaattttagtataattaaccgatcaatttctatatttttaaaatcaaatacttAAATTTCTCTATAATCAATCTATTTAAATAGGTGATCCTTCCATCCAATTTTGCTGTTAAAAGTGTGAAAATAACTTTATTATCCATTTTAAATGAGCAAATTATACGTTATTCCTTAAATTTTGTCATAATTAACGGATCAGTTCTTATATTTTTCTCCCTTGGGTAGCCAGTATTTCTCccagattttatttttctccaaGGCATCCATCTCGATCTCCATTGCTTCAATCCATCTCTTATCCTTCTGGGCCTCTGTGGCATCCTTTGGTATCCATTCTAAACAAATATTTTTCTGTAGTGTGATAAACTGAGGTGATAGATTCTCTCATCTCGTAATATTTGTCATAGGATACTTAAATCTGGCTGTCTCGAATTCTGGATCATACCTCCTGGGTGGAACTCCTCTGTTACTCCGAGGGAGTAGTACATAGTGGCCTGTTTTAGGAGACTCAAGGGAGATGGGTTCAGTGGTAAAGTTATTAGAGAAAGGAGAGGGTTCAAATTCATATACCTCAGTGGCGTATTCCTCAGGATATTCTACGGTGGCAGGCTCTGGTTGTGGCGTTGAGATTTAGGAATGTACTAGATGATCAGTGTCTCCAAGTTTTGGTGTAGACTCAGGAAGGGAAAGTGGATGGACAATCTCTGACTCCCTCTGAGGATTTTCTGACTCTCCCTGAAGATAACTAAGCCAACTTGGAAGTAGTGGTTCTATTGTATTCTCCCCCTCACTGCCAATTGTGTAACAGCCCGACCCTTTCACCGgtactgttaccgttcacggcccagggctatccctcgcctggcctcgtgccacttcgggctttccactggagtcgtgaacagcttttaacatccattcaccctcacgggttcctggcaggatttgtccccttgcaCTACAAGATTTTTCTGGATTAGTAACAgatttttccgttactaatcaatgaaaaatccgttactaaccagtttagtaacggattagtaacggatttacatCCGTTACTATGAACCTCGTTGCTAATGCAATAGTAACCGATTAACAATCCGTTactgatttagtaacggatttagtaacggatttgtaatgaaatttagtaacggattttaaatccgttactaatttaaaaaaaattaaaaatatataaataaattgcatctgttactaaatttagtaacggatagaaatccgttactaatccgttactaatttgataaaaaaaataaaaaaatatattaaatttatattccattattaaatctattgttaattttaaaaaatatttaaaaaattatattaaattattaatttatttcattttttttaaatggaaataatttatttcattatattttacattagataataatttaattatggtaaactattaattttttcattgtattttatattaaatattaactttaatattttaaattttattaattttctcaatttaaaaaaagaaaaaatgtgagagaatagaaaaaaatgagatataaaagagaaaataacaaaagaaagaaaataaaagaaaataatgataaaaatgaagaataaaagaaaataatgataaaaatgaagagcaaataagaaaaaagggaaaattaaaggaaatgagaaaaaagaagaaaaaatagaaaaaagaaagaaaatgagagaaagatgaagaaaaaaatgaagaaaaaataaagagaaaatgaatatatacaaaagaatgtaaaaaaaaaggttagagtatatatatgagagaaaagaaagtaaatgaatgaataatgaaagaaaatggaagggaaaatgatagaaagtggaagagaaaatgaaagaaaatagaagaaaatgaaagaaaaaatatgagagaaaataaaacaaaaatcaagTGATAAAAGGAAGatcaataatgaaagaaaattgacgagaaaattgaaggaaatgagagaaaattgaaggaaatgagagaaaattgaagagaaaattgaagagaaaattgaaggaaatgaaataaaataaaaaaaaaatggagttaataattaagaaaaaaaataagataagggagaaatgaagaaatgaggagagaagaggagaaagaaaatgaatgaaatgaagggaaataaaatggggagaaaaaaaatgaatgaaGTGAAGGGAGACAAAATGGGTGAGTATATAAATACgcgaattagtaacggatttagtaacggattaaatccgttactaaattttaaaaaaaaaacgcgggcaaacaaaaataaaaaggcggtattttattttctaaaataaattagaaataaaaatgcgggaatttaaaataaaagcgcggtattttattttctaatttttgaatcagtaacggatttagtgATAGATTATATCCGTTACTAACGGATTTAGTGAGagctctcaccagactattcccttaaagtgggaggttaagggttcgagtagtgggggaggcgacctaatttccaaagggaaatttgggccaaatccacttggggaaggatgcgatgcaagaacccaaggggacaaatcctgccaggaacccgtgagggtgaatggatgttaaaagtTGTTCatgacgccagtggaaagcccgaggtggcacgaggccaggcgagggatagccttgggccgtgaacggtaacagtgccggtgaaaaggccgggctgttacaaattgGCTAAGAGAAAAAATACTCGTCTTTAAGAAAAGTGCAGTCCATAGTGGTGAAGAGCTGTTTAGAGATTGGATCAAAACACTGATAACCCTTTTTATGGACACCATAACCGAGGAACACACACTTAGAGCacatggatcaagtttagtgcgATGTGATTTAGGAATGTGAACATAGATTGTACAGCCAAAAATTTTGGGTAAAAGGTTTAGATGAAAAGGGATGATGTAATGAGAAGACAAGGTATGCAGTGGAGATTAGAAATTAAGGACCCGAGTCGGGAGTCTATTGATGAGGAAAATAGAAGTAACAACTGCTTTGGACCAAAACTTAGAAGGAACCCGACTTCAAACAATCAGGCTTGGGTGGTTTCAAGGATGTgccgattttttctttcagcgaCCCCATTTTGCTATGGGGTATAAGGACAAGTAGTTTGGTGAATGATCCCATTGTCCCGAAAAAAGGTTTGAAGATGATTGTTGACAAATCCCCCCCATTGTCAGACTGGAGGACTTGAATGGTGCtgtgaaattgggttttaatcatGCGAAAAAAGTCACAAAATTTTTCAGCCACTTCGTATTTATGTTTCAACAAGTAGATCCAAGTAACACGAGTGCAATCATCAATAAATGTAACAAAGTATCTATAATCATGAGAAACAATTTCTCAGAGCAGGTCTCCATACATCAGAGTGTATTATTGAGAATGGAGTGTCAGATTTATTTGCGAAAATATGATAAGTACTCTTATGACTTTTAGCAAGCACACATGAAAAACAAATAGGGATATCAATGGATTTACATTCAGGAAACAAAGCACGAAGATATTCATTTGAGGGATGGCCAAAGCGCCGGTGCCAGAGCCATAACTGTCGGGTTGAATACCCTTGAGCTAAGTGAGCTGACCTAGTGCTCGAGACCTCCTCCACATAGTACAATCCATCTTTCTCAGAACCACGGCCTAGTACCGTATCCGTATGAATATcctgcaaaacacaaaaatgagAATATATGAGTACTTTGTAATTTAACTGCTTGGTGATTTGACTGACAGAGAATAATTTGTAAGATAAGAAGGGTACATAGAGGCAGTTGGAGACATTTAAAGTGGAGTTTATAGAAACAATACCACCACCGATGACTGGAAATGAGCCACCGGTAGCGTTTAGGATATTGGATTTGGTGGGTGGAGCTCTGGAAATAATATCTGAAGGATCATTGGTCATAGTGTCTGTGGCTTCTAAGTCAA
This genomic window contains:
- the LOC110606472 gene encoding BTB/POZ domain-containing protein At1g21780 yields the protein MAPSFSLCMENEEKNVNFSQSYKKIVSSISSFKDPTHRVIADSKVETISRLAQWRIENFGPCSLKTSDPFKLGIWNWQLSVERNGLLYIRLFPEPSPASKEQSPIAKFILRVYSAGANPRTYASPVQERLLRTCDDFVWPVDSTFHGRFTIDVEFLDLKVCLSNGEEACSIWHSDGVMQCFSNQSTHRCLSRMLDEAIYADVTIHTADGSLRAHKAILCASSPVFRSMFYHDLKEKESSTIYIEDMSMESCMAFLNYMYGTIKREDFWKHRLELLDAANKYDIADLKDACEESLLEDIDSGNVLERLQEAWLYQLDKLKKGCLTYLFDFGKINDVREEINNFFEQADKELVLEMFQEVLTVWKPLVFSL